From the Thomasclavelia ramosa DSM 1402 genome, the window GATATGAGTCAAAAAGAGTATTTTTACAAAATCGTTGATATTAATTCGACAGAATCGCAAGCGTTGTTTGACTAATGGGCTTAATAAAATTAGCAATAAGATCTTTAAAAACTGATTTTTTAAAGAGTTTATTTTATTTTCTATCTTTTGTTTTAACAACGATTTTTATTTTTTTATTCTTTAATCTTACACTTAATCCTAGTACAGGGATCAATCTTGGTGGGAATGATGCAAAGTTGATTACTACGATAGCTGCTTTTGTAATTTTGATTGCAATGGTTTGTGTATTTATGGCTAATGATTTTTATGTTTTAGCGAAAACTAAAGATGTGTCAATTGTTTTGATGTCAGGGGCATCTGTTTATCAAGTTGGGATTTATTTGCTTTTACAGAGTACGATTATCATGTTTTTAGCTATTCCAATTGGTTTTGTCATTAGTTATCCTCTAGTTCCTTTAGTAAATAATTTACTTTTTATGGTCTTTGATTATCAAGGAAGTTTAAATTATATTTCGAGTAATACTTTTATGGCAACTGCTATCATTTTATTTTGTGAAATTGGCTGGTGTACGCTTTTAAATATGGGATATTGTTATCGTACCAGCATCAATAAGATGGTGACTGCAAATGTTAAAATTGAAAAATTTGGAATAGGCGTAAAGAAACTATCAAATCGAATATATCTTGTTTTGTTTATTTTACCAATGATCGTATTTCCTTTTCTTAATGATACAGCTAGTCATTTATTGATTGCTCTTATTGGAATAATTGGTGTTTATGGCCTAGTTAAGAATATAATTCCTGAATTCATTGAAAATCGGCAAACTAATGAATCGTTAGAAGACCGCTGTTTATTAATTACGCTGGGAAATGTTCGCTATGATCTAGAAAAAGTTAGAATGCTTGTTTTAGTAATAACCATAGCAGCGATTATTTTGATGTGTACAACTATTTATACTTTAGATACCCCATTGATTAGTATGGTTACGTTGATGTCATATTTTAGTGTCATGGTATTGTTATCGATTACAACTATTTTTAAAGTAGGAATGGAATTGCAAGGACGAAAAAGGAGCTTTCTTAACTTGTATCATATGGGGTATGATCTAAAAGATTTAAAAAAGATAATCGATTTGGAAATGATTATCTTCTATGGTTTAATTATTGTTATTCCTTTGTTGTATCAAATAATTATTTTAATTAAATTGTATAGTTTAGGATTGATTAATTTTTATCTAGTGGGGGGATTGTTATTGATTCAAATTATCCCAATGCTAGTTTGTATGATTATTTGTACGCTCATGTACCAAAAAGTTTTGCCGGAACCGATTATTTGAACCATTTTTTATAAAATGGTTCTTTTCTTTTAGGACGTTCCATTGGGGAAAAAGGGTCACATGGTTCTAATGTCGTGACATCATAAAAAGTACTTTTTTTTGTCTTAGTATCAAAAATACAATAAGTTGGATTACGATACTGACCTCTAGGATAACAAACACTACCAGGATTAATAAAAGTGATTCCTTCATGAAAATCGTAATAAGGTCGATGAGTGTGCCCGAAACAAACTATATCAGCTCCCTTTTCTTTTGCGATATGGGTTAAATAATCTAGGTTATAATCAACATCATAGCGATGACCATGGACAATATAAAATTTTAAATCATCGATTGTAATAAATAATTCATCAGGAATATTACCAAAATCGTTATTACCACGGACTAAATAAAAACTATTAAGATTGATGCCATCATAAGTCATATAAATATCACCGCAGTGAATGTAATAGTTAACAGAGTTGTTTTTTAAAAGGGTTAATAAATCGGTTTTAGAAACAGAATGAGAATCTGATAAAATCATTATTTTCATAATAGACCTCCTAATTGATTTAATTTTAGCACGATTTTTATGAAAATTCTTGTAATATGAGTAGCATTATTTAATTTATTTATTAAAAAAGTAGAAATTGGATTGAGAATAGTTTCGTGATATAATTATGTATATGTTTTAATTAGAAAGGTAGTGATGATAAATGAAAAGTTTCATTACATTTAATAATGTTAAAAAGACATATAAAGTTGGTGATGTCGAAATCAATGCATCAGATGGTGTTGATTTTGAAGTTAATAAAGGTGAATTTGTAGTAATTGTTGGGCCTTCTGGTGCTGGAAAAACAACTATTTTGAATCTTTTAGGGGGAATGGATAAAGCAACAAGTGGGCAAATTTTAGTTGATGGTCAAGATGTTGCTAAATATAGTGAAAGACAGTTGACGCAATATCGACGAGATGACATTGGTTTTGTTTTTCAATTTTATAATTTGGTTCAAAATCTGACGGCTTTAGAAAATGTTGAATTAGCTACCCAGATATCGAAGAATCCTTTAGATGTGAGAATGGTTTTGGAACGTGTAGGATTAAATAAACGGTTAGATAATTTTCCGGCTCAGTTATCAGGTGGTGAGCAGCAGCGGGTGGCTATTGCGCGAGCAATTGCTAAAAATCCTAAACTGCTTTTATGTGATGAACCGACAGGAGCATTAGATTATCAAACCGGTAAAGCGATTTTAGGATTACTACGGGAGATGTGCGATAAATATACAATGACAGTAATTGTTATTACTCATAATAGTGCTTTAGCTCCAATGGCAGATCGAATCATTCATCTTAAAAATGGTCAAGTAGCTTCAATGAATATAAACGAACATCCTAAGTCAATCGCGGAAATTGAGTGGTAATATGAAAAAGAGAGCATATGTAAAAAATCAAATTCAAATAATAAAAAAAACTAAAGCACGTTTTTTGTCGATTTTTTGTATTGTCTTTTTAGGTGCTGCCTTTTTTGCAGGACTCCGGCATACGGCTTCAATTATGGAAATAACGATGGATAGTTATCTTCAAGAACACGCTTTCAATGATCTTAATTACGTTGCAACACTAGGATTTACAAATGAGGATATAGAAGCTGTTAAAAAAATTGAGCAAGTCGCTCAGGTTGAATATGGAAATCGCTTTGATGCTTTGATCCAAGTTGGTGATAATGTCAAAGGAACGACAGTATATACAAATGAGAGTTTTGATAATAAGGTCAATAAAATTGAATTAGTTGATGGTACAGTTCCAGTTGCTGATGATGAATGTTTGGTGGATAATAATTATGCTTCAAGAAATAAAATCAAAGTAGGAAGTAAGATAACATTAACTAATGATAATGGTGAAAAGAAATTTAAGGTTGTTGGATTGATCAATGATCCTCGTTATTTTAGTACGATTGAACGGGGGACAAATACTCTCGGTGATGGAACTAATGAGGCTTTTGTTGAAATTTTAGCTCAAGGCAATGAATCATTAGCTTTACCGCAAGATCTATATGATCTTCGTAATGGAACTGTTTTTAATGAAATTCGAGTGACTTTAAAAAACAGTGATGATAATAATATTTTTAGTGATGATTATTTAAGTTATGTAAAAGATGTTAATAAAGAAATTAAAAAAGTTCTTAGTGGTAAAGTTGCTCAGGTCAATGAGGAATTAGCGGGTGATGCTAATCGTGAATTAGAAAAAGGCGAACAGGAATATAATGATGGTATCAATGAATACCAAGATGGATTAGCTCAATATAACAATGGTCTTAGCCAATATGAAAGTGGCTTAAAGCAGTATCAAGATGGTTTAAATAAATACAATGATGGGTATCGTCAATATCAAAATGGTCTAAAGCAATATCAAGATGGAAAAGCTCAGTACGATCAAGGAGTCAGTGATTATCAGCTGGGAAAAGCTCAGTATGATCAAGGAATCAGTGCATATAATGAGGGGATAAATCAATATAATAATGGACTGAATCAGTATAATGTGGGAATTGAGCAATATAATCAAAGTGTAGTACAATTACAATATTTAATTGAGAATAATTTAATTACGCCAGAAGATGCTGCAATAATGCAAGAAAAGTTGAACGAGACTAAAATTCAACTGGATGCAACTAAAAAAACTTTGGATGCGAGCAAGCTGGAATTGGACAATAATGGTGCTGTTTTGGCTGCTACAGCTAATCAATTGGAAAGTGCAAGAATTACGTTAGCAAATACGAAAGTTACTTTAGACAGCTCCAAAGCCCAGTTAGATGAAACAGCGATAACTTTGACTAATTCTAAAAAACAACTGGACGATTCTAAAATTACATTAGACAAGACAAAAGTTTTACTGGATGAAACAAAGATTAAATTAGATGAAGCGAAAACATCGTTAGATGATGCTAAGATAAAACTGGATGAGGCTCGCAGTGCCATTGATGATATTCCAACTGGAAAACTGATTAGTTTAACACGTGAGGAAAGTGCTAGTATCTTAAGCTATGATTCTGCTTGTCAATCAATGAAAGCCATTGCAGTAGTCTTTCCACTGATCTTTTTCTTGGTCGCTGCATTAGTTAGTTTAACAACAATGACTCGAATGGTTGAAGAACAGCGAGTCCAAAGCGGAACCTTCAGAGCTTTAGGATATGATAAAAAAGATGTAATTAATCAATATTTGATTTATGCTTTTTTAGCTACTTTCGTGGCTAGTGTATTAGGAATTATCGCAGGAGTATATTTCTTCCCAAGTATTATTTATTTCTTGTATCGTAAAATGTTGTTTAATGTCGGTGCACCAATCAAGATTTCATTTGATACTTTTATTTGTATCCAAACATTTTTGATTTCAGTAGCGATTACTTTATTAGTTACTTACATAGTGACACGTCAAGAATTAAGTGAGATGCCAGCTAGTCTGCTTAGACCTAAGGCCCCTAAAATGGGAAAAAGAATTGTTCTAGAAAGAATAACATTTATTTGGAAACGTTTGTCTTTTAATCAAAAAGTTACGATGCGAAATATTTTTAGGTATAAAAAGCGTTTCTTTATGTCGATTATAGGAATTGCTGGTTGTGCGGCTTTAATTGTTACTGGATTTGGGATCAAGAATTCGGTTTCTACTTTAGCAGATAAGCAATATGGTGATATTTTTACTTACGATGGAATGGTTGTATTTGATCGTAATCTAAGTAATGATCAATTAAAAAAAGAAAAGGATGAGTTTGAGAGTTTAAGTAGTGTAAAAGATTGCAGTAGTTTTTATCGAAAAACGATCACAGTTGTAGGAAGTAAAGATCATTATGGTACATTAGAAGTATTTAAGAATAATGAGGAACTTAGCAAATATACAAATCTAGAGAATTATCAAACAGGTGAAAAAATTAAATTAAATAATCAGGGGGTTGTTATTTCAGCTAAATTATCAGAATTATTAGGAGTAACGATTGGAGATAAAATAAATATAACGATTGATGAAAAAGATTATCAGGTTAAAATTACAGGAGTAATGTTATTGTATTTTCAACACCATATATATATGAGTGAAGAATTTTATCGAGGTCTAACAGGTGAGACACCAGTTAATAATTATGCGTATTTTAATTTAGAAGATGATGGCAATCGTAAAACTGTTACTAACTATTGCGACAAGGATAGCAATATTGATTCATTAAATTATGTTAAAGGAATTAGTCAAGCATTTAGAGATCAAATGGGCAGTATCGATAGTGTTGTTGTGATATTGATTGCTTGTGCCGGGGCCTTAGCTTTTATTGTCTTGTATAATCTAACAAATATTAATATTCAAGAACGTAAAAGTGAAATTGCAACTATAAAGGTATTAGGCTTTTATCCACGTGAGGTGTATGATTATGTATTTAGAGAAAACCTAATTTTATCAGCAATCGGATCAATTGTAGGATTAGGAATTGGGAAAGTTTTACATATGTTTATCATTAATGCGGTAGAAGTTGAAGTAGCTATGTTTATTAGAAGTGTTAATTTAATGAGTTATGTTTATGCAATAATTATTACAATGATCTTTACTTATTTAATTGATTTTGGAATGCGAAAAGTTTTAAAAAATATTGATATGGTTGAGTCATTAAAGAGCATTGAATAAGGTATTTTTAGTTATAAATTCTGGATAATATTATTATTAATATTTATGTTTATGGTAATTTCTATTTAGGACTATGTAAAATCTTATAAATTTCTTAAGAAATCTTAAAAAAATTATTCTCTTGAAAGCTAAGCGGAGCTTGCGATACAGCCAAAGGACAAAAATGAAAGAGCTTTCAGGGCTAGATTTTTCTAAAAAATAGTAATATAATAACAATTGGATATATTATTGAAAGGAGGTAACGAATGGATAGAAATATTAAGACAAGCTTTAAAAATGTAGTTGACGAGTATATCGTTAATCGTAAAGCAATGTTCATTCCGATTGCAGCTGTTGCTAGTTTTATGCTAGTTGGTTATGCAGCAGCAGACAAAGAAAAACCTGAGATTAAGTCTAATCAAATCGATCTTGCCTATGGTGAGAAATTTGATGTAGATAGTATTGATATTACTGATAATAAGGACAGTCGTGATTTAATTGAAGTATCAGCTGACACTTCATCATTAAATGTAACACAATTAGGTTCTTATAAAGTATCAGTTACTGCAACTGATAGTGGTTCTAATGTTGCTACAAAAACAGTTCAAGTTAATGTAGTAGATAATGAGGGACCAAAATTTGAATCATTAGGTTCAAATCAAGGATACACAATTGATGTTCCTGTAAAAGGAAGTACAGATTTCGCTAGCTATGTTAAGGCTAATGATAATGTTGATGGTGATGTAACTCCATTTATCGAGGCTAATACCCCATTAAATACAGAGGTTAAAGGTCAACAAGATATTACTTTAAAGGCTACTGATAGTTCAGGTAATGAAACTGTTAAAACTTTTACATTCGCTGTTAGCGATTTAGAAGCTCCGGTTATTAATTTAACCCAAGGAGAAAATGTTACTGTAGATTACGGAAGTGGTTTTGATTTAAATAATTTTGTAAATGTTACAGATAACTTAGATGGTACTTTAGTACCAACTGTTGAAGGATCTATTGATACTTCAAAAATTGATGAAACGCAAACATTGAAAATTTCTGCAACTGATAGTTCAGGAAATGTTAGTGAGGCTAACTTAAATGTTGTTGTTAAAGATTTATCAGCTCCTGTAATTAGTTTAACAAAATCTTCAATTACAGTTAATGCTGGTGAAAATGTTGATTTTAATGCATATATTGCTTCAGCAATTGATAACAAAGATGGTGATGTTAAAGCCAATGTCAAAGTTGATGCTCCTAGTACAGCGAAAGCTGGTACTAAAACAGCTACATATACAGTAACTGATGCAGCCGGTAACACAGGTACCGCGAGCTTATCAGTAAAGGTAAATGCAGTTTATGGCGGGGCAGCAAGTAATAACTATGGTAATAGTGTTTTATCAGCTGCTTATTCTAGATTAGGGTGTCCATATGTATGGGGAGCAGACGGTCCAAATTCATTTGACTGTTCAGGTTTTGTCAAATGGTGTTACTCACGTGTAGGAATTTCACTTCCACACTCATCTTCAGCTCAAAAGAATGCAGGTACACAAATTAGTATTTCCCAAGCACAGCCAGGAGATATCTTATGGAAATCAGGACATGTTGGTATTTATATTGGTAATGGTCAATATATTCATGCCCCAAGAACTGGTGATGTAGTTAAGATTTCATCTGTGTCTGGTTCAGGATTCGTTTGTGCTGTAAGAGTAAAATAAAAATTGAATATAACAACTAATTAAAGATTACGATTTTAAATTCGTAATCTTTTTTGATTCTATCAATATAATTAGTATTACCGCACTTATAAATAAAGTTGACGTAATTAAAAATACAGTGCTATAATGAATATGTTATTTTTATAAAAAAATTAGAATCGAGGATCATACTTTTCCTGCACGGGAAAGAATAGATTTTCGTGCACAAAAAAAACACATAAATTTGGGTCTATTTACGTGTTTTATATTTATGCAACGAAAACGTATAGTTAAACCAAGTGGTAAGAATTTATCACTAATAAATTACTATTAAATAAAAATAATGGGCTAATACTGTAATGGGGTTTTAGAATATGACTATTTTGGTGGATAAATTTGTGGGCAAGTAACATATCTTGAAAAGTGAGGGAATTAGATATGGCAAATGATAAGATTAACGTAAATATGTTTGGAACGTTTTCACTTTCACGTGGAAATGTAACAGTTGATTTAACCAAATTATTAGGAAAACAGTTGATTAATTTATTCCAATTATTGCTGCTTCAAAAAGGAGTTGTAATATCTAAGAATAATATTATTGATATTTTATATCCGGATAGTGAAAATCCAAATAGTGTGGTTAAGTTTTCTATTTTTAGACTTCGTAAAGATTTAAAAGCATCAGGTATTTTTAATGAGGATGAAGAAGTTATTTTAACTGTTAAAGGTGGTTATCAAATCAATCCCAAGTTGGAATGGGTGATGGATACTGAGGAGTTTTATTATAACTGGGACAAAATAAAATATATTGATGATATAAGTGATAAGGACCTAGCATATGCTCAAAAAGTAAATCATCTATATAAAGGTAAATTATATATAACGACTAATCATTCTATTTGGATTGAACAGATGCTAGAATTTTTTCGCTCAGCATATGTTAACTGTGTTATCAAAATTTGCAAATACTACATGAAAAGAAAACAGTTTGAAAAGATGATGTCAATAAATTATCATGCTATTCTATTAGAACCATTTTACGAAGGTCTACATTATTATTATATTAAAGGCCTGATTGAATTAAAGGACTATCATAATGCGTTAAAATATTATGATGACCTGAATGAACGCTTTTATAAAGAGTTGGGAACAGGATTATCACCGCGGTTTAAAGAGCTTTATGATGTCATTACAGAAGATATAGAAGAAGATTATATTATTAATACTGAAAATGTTAATGAAGATTTGATTATTAATAATGCTGATTATCGAGGGTTTTACTGTGGATATGACATGTTTAAGCATATGTATGAAATTTTACTTAAGAATGCACTTCGAGATAATAAGAAATATTTTTTGATTATTTTTGATCTTAATGCTAAAACTACAATAGAAAATCAAGTACATGTAATGAACCAGTTAAAAGAAATGATTGCTTCATCATTAAGAGTGAATGACTTGTTTGCTAAAATTAATAAGAAACAATATATTATTTTAGTAGCGTGTCAGGAAATGGACAATGCATATACAATCATTCAAAGAATAAATAAAAAGTTTTATGCAAAATATAATAGTACTACATATCGTTTGAATTATGATGTTGCAAAAGCAAAATTATTATATAAAAAACCAATAGAGTCTTCAGTTCAGAGTTAAGTTTTAGAGATATAACTTAACTCTTTTTTAGATTTTAAAAGAAAGTTATTATCTAAAACAAAATATAACCGCTTTAAAACCACCATTACATATAATATGGATGTAATGTGGGAAAAGTATCCACCGATCAATATTAAAGCAAAGGAGATAATCATCATGGAAAATAAAAAAAATAAGCTATTAATATTAATGATTGTTCTATGTATCATGGTTCCAATTGGAGGCGCAATTGCCTATTTCCGTGCCGATACTTCTTCAAGTAACAAACTTAGTTCAGGGAATATTGGAATTGAATTGAGAGATGCTACAACAAATGAAGATGGTCAAATAACGGATGAAGGTATTAACTTTAATTTTGGTTATCCTGGAGCTATAAAAGATAAACAAACATTTGTAAAAAATACATCAGAAAATGATTTATATACAAGAATTGCTGTTACCAAATACTGGGAAGATGAAAGCGGTAATAAGGTGATCGATGCTAATCCTGGTTTTATTGAAATCATTACTAATGATAAAGATAATTGGATTATTCAAGATAGTGATGAAAATAAAGAAGTTGTTTATTTCTATTATAAAAAATTATTAGAACCAGGGGCAGTAACAGATTTATTTGTTAATCAAATCAAATTATCTGGCAATATCGATAACACTAATGCAATGCGTTACTCTGGTTTAAGTGCTCATTTAAGTTTTGAAGCTGAAGCAATTCAAAAAGTTGGTGCTGAATCTGCAATTTTGAGTGAATGGGGCTTAGAAGTTAAAATTGATAATAATGATGTTATTCAGTATGTAGAAGAATAGTCGTGGAGGAGGTCATTAAAATGCGAGGTAAAAATATTTTAAAAACATTAGTTGTAACAACAGTACTAGCACTATCTATGACTACTATTCATGCAGCTGATACTAATGTATCATTTGATGGTGATGCAGAAGACTTTATTTTTTTGGATGGTAGTCAGGATTTATTTGATAATTTTAAAAATATTATGCCTGGTGAAGTTCGAACACAAAATATTGTTTTAAAAAATGATGATCAT encodes:
- a CDS encoding C40 family peptidase, whose translation is MDRNIKTSFKNVVDEYIVNRKAMFIPIAAVASFMLVGYAAADKEKPEIKSNQIDLAYGEKFDVDSIDITDNKDSRDLIEVSADTSSLNVTQLGSYKVSVTATDSGSNVATKTVQVNVVDNEGPKFESLGSNQGYTIDVPVKGSTDFASYVKANDNVDGDVTPFIEANTPLNTEVKGQQDITLKATDSSGNETVKTFTFAVSDLEAPVINLTQGENVTVDYGSGFDLNNFVNVTDNLDGTLVPTVEGSIDTSKIDETQTLKISATDSSGNVSEANLNVVVKDLSAPVISLTKSSITVNAGENVDFNAYIASAIDNKDGDVKANVKVDAPSTAKAGTKTATYTVTDAAGNTGTASLSVKVNAVYGGAASNNYGNSVLSAAYSRLGCPYVWGADGPNSFDCSGFVKWCYSRVGISLPHSSSAQKNAGTQISISQAQPGDILWKSGHVGIYIGNGQYIHAPRTGDVVKISSVSGSGFVCAVRVK
- a CDS encoding FtsX-like permease family protein → MGLIKLAIRSLKTDFLKSLFYFLSFVLTTIFIFLFFNLTLNPSTGINLGGNDAKLITTIAAFVILIAMVCVFMANDFYVLAKTKDVSIVLMSGASVYQVGIYLLLQSTIIMFLAIPIGFVISYPLVPLVNNLLFMVFDYQGSLNYISSNTFMATAIILFCEIGWCTLLNMGYCYRTSINKMVTANVKIEKFGIGVKKLSNRIYLVLFILPMIVFPFLNDTASHLLIALIGIIGVYGLVKNIIPEFIENRQTNESLEDRCLLITLGNVRYDLEKVRMLVLVITIAAIILMCTTIYTLDTPLISMVTLMSYFSVMVLLSITTIFKVGMELQGRKRSFLNLYHMGYDLKDLKKIIDLEMIIFYGLIIVIPLLYQIIILIKLYSLGLINFYLVGGLLLIQIIPMLVCMIICTLMYQKVLPEPII
- a CDS encoding metallophosphoesterase, coding for MKIMILSDSHSVSKTDLLTLLKNNSVNYYIHCGDIYMTYDGINLNSFYLVRGNNDFGNIPDELFITIDDLKFYIVHGHRYDVDYNLDYLTHIAKEKGADIVCFGHTHRPYYDFHEGITFINPGSVCYPRGQYRNPTYCIFDTKTKKSTFYDVTTLEPCDPFSPMERPKRKEPFYKKWFK
- a CDS encoding ABC transporter ATP-binding protein, with product MKSFITFNNVKKTYKVGDVEINASDGVDFEVNKGEFVVIVGPSGAGKTTILNLLGGMDKATSGQILVDGQDVAKYSERQLTQYRRDDIGFVFQFYNLVQNLTALENVELATQISKNPLDVRMVLERVGLNKRLDNFPAQLSGGEQQRVAIARAIAKNPKLLLCDEPTGALDYQTGKAILGLLREMCDKYTMTVIVITHNSALAPMADRIIHLKNGQVASMNINEHPKSIAEIEW
- a CDS encoding FtsX-like permease family protein; amino-acid sequence: MKKRAYVKNQIQIIKKTKARFLSIFCIVFLGAAFFAGLRHTASIMEITMDSYLQEHAFNDLNYVATLGFTNEDIEAVKKIEQVAQVEYGNRFDALIQVGDNVKGTTVYTNESFDNKVNKIELVDGTVPVADDECLVDNNYASRNKIKVGSKITLTNDNGEKKFKVVGLINDPRYFSTIERGTNTLGDGTNEAFVEILAQGNESLALPQDLYDLRNGTVFNEIRVTLKNSDDNNIFSDDYLSYVKDVNKEIKKVLSGKVAQVNEELAGDANRELEKGEQEYNDGINEYQDGLAQYNNGLSQYESGLKQYQDGLNKYNDGYRQYQNGLKQYQDGKAQYDQGVSDYQLGKAQYDQGISAYNEGINQYNNGLNQYNVGIEQYNQSVVQLQYLIENNLITPEDAAIMQEKLNETKIQLDATKKTLDASKLELDNNGAVLAATANQLESARITLANTKVTLDSSKAQLDETAITLTNSKKQLDDSKITLDKTKVLLDETKIKLDEAKTSLDDAKIKLDEARSAIDDIPTGKLISLTREESASILSYDSACQSMKAIAVVFPLIFFLVAALVSLTTMTRMVEEQRVQSGTFRALGYDKKDVINQYLIYAFLATFVASVLGIIAGVYFFPSIIYFLYRKMLFNVGAPIKISFDTFICIQTFLISVAITLLVTYIVTRQELSEMPASLLRPKAPKMGKRIVLERITFIWKRLSFNQKVTMRNIFRYKKRFFMSIIGIAGCAALIVTGFGIKNSVSTLADKQYGDIFTYDGMVVFDRNLSNDQLKKEKDEFESLSSVKDCSSFYRKTITVVGSKDHYGTLEVFKNNEELSKYTNLENYQTGEKIKLNNQGVVISAKLSELLGVTIGDKINITIDEKDYQVKITGVMLLYFQHHIYMSEEFYRGLTGETPVNNYAYFNLEDDGNRKTVTNYCDKDSNIDSLNYVKGISQAFRDQMGSIDSVVVILIACAGALAFIVLYNLTNINIQERKSEIATIKVLGFYPREVYDYVFRENLILSAIGSIVGLGIGKVLHMFIINAVEVEVAMFIRSVNLMSYVYAIIITMIFTYLIDFGMRKVLKNIDMVESLKSIE
- a CDS encoding BTAD domain-containing putative transcriptional regulator; its protein translation is MANDKINVNMFGTFSLSRGNVTVDLTKLLGKQLINLFQLLLLQKGVVISKNNIIDILYPDSENPNSVVKFSIFRLRKDLKASGIFNEDEEVILTVKGGYQINPKLEWVMDTEEFYYNWDKIKYIDDISDKDLAYAQKVNHLYKGKLYITTNHSIWIEQMLEFFRSAYVNCVIKICKYYMKRKQFEKMMSINYHAILLEPFYEGLHYYYIKGLIELKDYHNALKYYDDLNERFYKELGTGLSPRFKELYDVITEDIEEDYIINTENVNEDLIINNADYRGFYCGYDMFKHMYEILLKNALRDNKKYFLIIFDLNAKTTIENQVHVMNQLKEMIASSLRVNDLFAKINKKQYIILVACQEMDNAYTIIQRINKKFYAKYNSTTYRLNYDVAKAKLLYKKPIESSVQS